The following are encoded in a window of Corynebacterium argentoratense DSM 44202 genomic DNA:
- the proB gene encoding glutamate 5-kinase gives MRSQIANAKRIVVKIGSSSLTGDDLRVHADRIDAFVDALQARMERGSDVYVVSSGAVAAGMPALGLSQRPKDLATKQAAASVGQVALAHEWGRSFARYDRMVGQVLLTASDAGIRSRARNTQRTIDRLRQMHCVPIINENDTVATTELNFGDNDRLAAIVAHLVGADALVLLSDVDGLYDRNPADPQARFISEVRGAGDLDDVVAGDGGRVGTGGMGSKVSAARLASRSGVPVLLASASDIATALGDASCGTVFHPGEGRLSAWKFWALYAADVSGTLRIDEGAMRAVTSGGTSLLAVGVTEISGEFHSGDIVEIHGPKGEVIGRGEVAYDSRTLAGMLGKQSAELPEAMHRPVVHADYLSNFVTRA, from the coding sequence ATTCGTTCGCAGATTGCGAATGCTAAGAGGATTGTTGTCAAGATTGGTTCATCCTCGCTGACCGGCGATGACCTGCGCGTGCATGCCGACCGCATCGATGCGTTCGTCGACGCTTTGCAGGCTCGGATGGAGCGCGGCAGCGATGTATACGTTGTGTCCTCCGGTGCGGTGGCTGCCGGTATGCCGGCGTTGGGATTGAGCCAGCGGCCGAAGGATCTTGCCACGAAGCAGGCGGCGGCCAGCGTCGGCCAGGTGGCTTTGGCTCACGAGTGGGGCCGTAGTTTTGCCCGCTACGATCGCATGGTGGGGCAGGTGTTGCTTACCGCTAGCGATGCCGGTATTCGCAGTCGGGCGCGCAACACCCAGCGCACGATCGACCGTTTGCGCCAGATGCATTGCGTGCCGATCATTAACGAAAACGACACGGTGGCCACCACGGAGCTGAACTTTGGCGACAACGACCGCTTGGCGGCGATTGTTGCCCACCTGGTGGGGGCGGATGCGTTGGTGCTGTTGTCCGACGTGGATGGACTGTATGACCGCAACCCTGCCGATCCGCAGGCGCGTTTCATCTCGGAGGTGCGTGGGGCTGGCGATCTTGATGACGTCGTCGCTGGTGACGGTGGCCGCGTGGGTACCGGCGGGATGGGGTCGAAGGTCTCGGCTGCGCGTTTGGCTTCCCGCAGTGGTGTGCCGGTGCTGTTGGCCAGCGCATCCGATATTGCGACGGCGTTGGGCGATGCTTCCTGTGGCACGGTGTTTCACCCGGGTGAGGGTCGGCTGTCTGCCTGGAAGTTTTGGGCGTTGTATGCGGCGGATGTGTCCGGCACGTTGCGTATCGACGAAGGTGCGATGCGTGCGGTGACCAGCGGCGGCACCAGTTTGTTGGCGGTGGGGGTGACGGAGATCAGCGGCGAGTTCCATTCGGGTGACATTGTGGAGATCCACGGCCCGAAGGGTGAGGTGATTGGCCGTGGGGAGGTCGCCTACGATAGTCGCACTTTGGCTGGCATGTTGGGTAAGCAGTCGGCTGAGTTGCCGGAGGCTATGCACCGGCCTGTGGTGCACGCGGATTATCTGTCGAATTTCGTCACTCGAGCGTAG
- a CDS encoding glutamate-5-semialdehyde dehydrogenase, which translates to MSSITEVVHSTLLSARAASRKLAVASTAVKNAVLERAAASLIDDAEVILAANERDVATGQAAGMDDSLVDRLRLDRERLEGIAGGLSQLVAAPDPVGEVLGGRTLPNGLRLQKVRVPLGVMGMIYEARPNVTVDAFGLALKSGNAAVLRGSRSAEQSNRALVALLQDAAVAEGLPRECVQLLPVDYESIDALLSARGLVDVVIPRGGAGLIERVVTTSTVPVIETGTGNCHVFVDRDADVDMAIKVLLNGKTRRVSVCNATETVLVDAALPAAAQQRIVDALESAGVRVHAEQLEGLEFRSRVEATERDWQEEYLSMDIALARVDGVDAAVDHIARFSSGHTDAIVTDSVSTADYFVARVDSAVVNVNASTAFSDGEQFGMGAEIGISTQKLHARGPMGLPELTAMKWIVRGDGHTRP; encoded by the coding sequence ATGTCTAGCATCACTGAAGTAGTTCATTCGACCCTTCTTTCCGCGCGTGCGGCTTCCCGCAAGCTTGCCGTGGCGTCGACGGCGGTGAAAAATGCGGTGCTGGAGCGCGCCGCGGCGTCATTAATTGATGACGCCGAGGTTATTCTTGCCGCAAATGAGCGCGACGTTGCCACAGGTCAAGCGGCAGGTATGGATGACTCTTTGGTGGATCGTTTGCGTCTTGATCGTGAGCGTTTGGAAGGTATTGCCGGAGGTTTGAGCCAGTTGGTTGCGGCGCCGGATCCGGTGGGGGAGGTTCTTGGTGGCCGGACGCTGCCCAATGGTTTGCGGTTGCAGAAAGTCCGCGTGCCTTTGGGTGTGATGGGGATGATTTACGAGGCGCGTCCGAACGTTACGGTTGATGCGTTTGGTTTGGCGTTGAAGTCGGGCAATGCGGCGGTGTTGCGGGGATCGCGTAGTGCGGAGCAGTCCAACCGGGCGTTGGTGGCGTTGTTGCAGGATGCAGCGGTTGCAGAGGGGTTGCCGCGTGAGTGCGTGCAGCTGCTGCCGGTGGACTATGAGTCGATTGATGCCCTGTTGTCGGCGCGTGGATTGGTGGATGTTGTGATTCCGCGTGGTGGGGCGGGGTTGATTGAGCGGGTGGTGACGACGTCGACGGTGCCGGTGATTGAGACTGGTACGGGTAATTGCCATGTGTTTGTTGATCGCGACGCAGATGTGGATATGGCGATCAAGGTGCTGCTCAATGGCAAGACGCGGCGTGTGTCGGTGTGTAATGCGACGGAGACTGTGCTTGTTGACGCCGCGTTGCCTGCGGCCGCACAGCAGCGCATTGTTGATGCGTTGGAGTCTGCGGGTGTGCGTGTGCATGCGGAGCAGCTGGAGGGCTTGGAGTTTAGGTCTCGGGTGGAGGCGACTGAGCGGGATTGGCAGGAGGAGTATCTGTCGATGGATATTGCGTTGGCCAGGGTTGATGGTGTTGATGCTGCGGTTGATCACATTGCGCGTTTTTCTTCCGGCCATACGGATGCGATTGTGACGGATTCGGTGTCCACGGCTGATTATTTTGTTGCCCGGGTGGATTCTGCGGTGGTTAATGTTAATGCGTCGACTGCGTTTAGTGATGGTGAGCAGTTTGGTATGGGGGCGGAGATTGGTATTTCGACGCAGAAGTTGCATGCGCGTGGGCCGATGGGTTTGCCGGAGTTGACGGCGATGAAGTGGATTGTGCGTGGGGATGGCCATACTCGCCCTTAA
- the obgE gene encoding GTPase ObgE, giving the protein MNRFVDRVVLHLIAGDGGNGCASIHREKFKPLGGPDGGNGGHGGDIILEVSPQVHTLLDFHFRPHIKAQRGANGAGDHRNGARGEDLVMKVPAGTVVLDEKGNVMADLTDNGMRYVAAAGGHGGLGNAALASRVRKAPGFALKGEPGEQHDVILELKSMADVGLVGFPSAGKSSLVSVLSAAKPKIGDYPFTTLQPNLGVVNVAHDTFTIADVPGLIPGASEGKGLGLDFLRHIERTAVLAHVVDAATLEPGRDPASDIEALEAELAAYESALDGDTSLGDLKDRPRIIILNKADVPEARELAEFVEEDLKEKFGWPIFIISTVAHQGLEPLKYKLMEMVQAHRAEQQRLNKDKVKVKTIIRPKAVDGKRDFVVEADPQVEDGFIIRGEKPERWIRQTDFENDEAIGFLGDRLAKLGVEEALFKAGAVEGCTVTIGEISFEWEPMTAAGVDTTMTGRGTDVRLEKTGRVSAAERKRASQVRRGLIDEFDFGDGQVADRERWQG; this is encoded by the coding sequence ATGAACCGCTTCGTCGACCGCGTCGTGCTCCACCTGATCGCCGGTGACGGCGGCAACGGCTGTGCCTCCATCCACCGCGAAAAATTCAAACCGCTCGGTGGGCCCGATGGCGGCAACGGCGGCCACGGTGGCGACATCATCTTGGAGGTCAGCCCGCAGGTCCACACCCTGCTGGACTTCCACTTCCGCCCGCACATCAAAGCCCAGCGCGGCGCTAACGGCGCCGGCGACCACCGTAACGGTGCTCGCGGCGAAGACCTCGTGATGAAGGTCCCGGCCGGCACCGTTGTCCTTGACGAAAAGGGCAACGTCATGGCCGACCTCACCGACAACGGCATGCGCTATGTGGCTGCAGCCGGTGGCCATGGTGGGCTTGGTAACGCAGCGCTGGCGTCTCGTGTGCGTAAAGCACCTGGGTTCGCGCTCAAGGGTGAACCCGGTGAGCAACACGACGTCATTTTGGAACTGAAATCCATGGCGGACGTAGGGCTAGTGGGTTTCCCTTCGGCGGGTAAGTCCTCCCTAGTGTCGGTGTTGTCTGCGGCTAAGCCCAAGATTGGCGATTATCCCTTTACGACGCTGCAGCCCAACCTAGGCGTGGTCAATGTCGCACACGACACCTTCACCATCGCTGACGTGCCGGGGCTGATCCCGGGTGCCTCTGAAGGCAAGGGGTTAGGCCTGGACTTCCTGCGCCACATCGAGCGCACAGCGGTGCTAGCTCACGTTGTTGACGCCGCGACGTTGGAACCCGGGCGCGACCCTGCCAGCGACATCGAGGCCCTGGAGGCTGAGCTCGCCGCCTATGAGTCCGCTCTCGACGGCGACACCAGCCTAGGTGACCTGAAGGATCGCCCGCGCATCATCATCCTCAACAAGGCGGATGTGCCAGAGGCCCGCGAGCTCGCCGAGTTCGTGGAAGAGGACCTGAAGGAAAAATTCGGCTGGCCGATCTTCATCATCTCCACCGTGGCGCATCAAGGGCTGGAGCCTTTGAAGTACAAACTGATGGAAATGGTGCAGGCCCACCGTGCCGAACAGCAGCGTCTGAACAAGGACAAGGTGAAGGTCAAGACCATCATCCGCCCTAAGGCTGTGGACGGTAAACGCGACTTTGTGGTGGAGGCCGATCCGCAGGTCGAAGACGGCTTTATTATCCGCGGCGAAAAGCCGGAGCGTTGGATCCGCCAGACCGACTTTGAAAACGACGAGGCCATCGGCTTCCTCGGGGATCGCCTGGCGAAGCTCGGCGTGGAGGAAGCATTGTTCAAGGCGGGTGCCGTCGAGGGATGCACCGTCACGATCGGCGAGATCAGCTTCGAATGGGAGCCAATGACTGCCGCTGGTGTGGACACCACCATGACGGGCCGCGGCACCGACGTGCGCCTGGAAAAGACCGGTCGTGTGTCCGCGGCGGAACGTAAGCGCGCATCCCAGGTCCGCCGTGGCCTAATCGACGAGTTCGACTTTGGCGATGGCCAGGTGGCTGATCGCGAGCGCTGGCAGGGTTAA
- the rpmA gene encoding 50S ribosomal protein L27, protein MAHKKGASSSNNGRDSEAKRLGVKRFGGQQVKAGEILVRQRGTSFHPGENVGRGGDDTLFALAEGAVKFSIKRNRRVVNIVPTEAA, encoded by the coding sequence ATGGCACACAAGAAGGGTGCATCTAGCTCCAACAACGGTCGCGACTCAGAGGCAAAGCGCCTAGGCGTCAAGCGATTCGGTGGCCAGCAGGTCAAGGCCGGCGAAATCCTGGTTCGCCAGCGTGGTACCTCTTTCCACCCCGGTGAGAACGTCGGTCGCGGTGGCGACGACACTCTCTTCGCTCTTGCTGAGGGCGCAGTGAAGTTCTCCATCAAGCGCAACCGTCGCGTCGTGAACATCGTTCCGACCGAAGCTGCCTAA
- the rplU gene encoding 50S ribosomal protein L21 — MYAIVKTGGKQYKVAEGDLVKVEKIEGEPGSSVALTPVLLVDGANVTSAADALAKVNVTAEIVEHAKGPKIKILKYKNKTGYKKRQGHRQPVTVLKVTGIK, encoded by the coding sequence ATGTACGCGATCGTCAAGACCGGCGGCAAGCAGTACAAGGTTGCCGAAGGTGACCTCGTCAAGGTCGAGAAGATCGAGGGTGAGCCGGGTTCGTCCGTGGCTCTCACCCCGGTTCTGCTCGTCGATGGCGCTAATGTAACTTCTGCAGCTGACGCCCTCGCCAAGGTAAACGTCACTGCTGAGATCGTCGAGCACGCTAAGGGCCCGAAGATCAAGATCCTGAAGTACAAGAACAAGACTGGTTACAAGAAGCGTCAGGGCCACCGCCAGCCGGTGACCGTGCTGAAGGTTACCGGAATCAAGTAA